Within the Nicotiana tabacum cultivar K326 chromosome 11, ASM71507v2, whole genome shotgun sequence genome, the region tcacataggttAGATATGCGTCACATCTCTTCTCAACCATTTACTGAgtcttaagaaatgaaataactctactggtagTGTGATCtaatgtacccctccactctactcgcggtacacctggcatagctagctttatggttttggcatgacaatcaagaatagcataatggggagacaaccagttcatgcccaagataacatcaaaatctaccatgctgagcagtAATAAATCaactatggtctcaaaaccactaagagcaatcaaacacgaccaataAATGCGGTCtataataagagaatctcccacaggagtagaaacataaataggggaactcaaagaatcccgagatacgcccaaatgcgaggcaaaataagaggacacataagaataagtggagcctggatcgaatagaactgatgcatctctatgacaaaccaggacaatacctgtgatgacaaaatCGGAGGCGACAGCCTCaatacgggcaggaagggcatagtatctggcctggcctccccctctagggtgacctctacctccccgacctccacctctagctggctgagcaggtggggtagcaactggtgttgtaatcatagcTTGAGAACACTAcggagcacgctgtggctgagaaatctacggaggtgcacccctcctaagtctggggaaatacctcaccatatggcatgtgtcaccacactctaaacaagctctgggaggatgtggcgGTTATGATTGGCTCGGGCTAGGTCTGttagactgaccactgaaagcaccccgtgcaggaggcacactagatactggaggtgcatagtaaggctcctgaggtctaagaggagctggaataccactgggtgctggaagagctaaatgaacggggcgactcatataacccctaccatgacgaactgcagctggagaacgggcaccagaataatcggccgactctcgagacctcttggcctccctatcctctctaTCCCAAGCAAGCatgccctctactctcctagcaatgctcaccacctgctaataagaaatatccatctccaactcccgggccatgctggacctgatgttgggaatgaGCCTCTCAATAAACCGGTGAAATCTCCcacgaactgtagaaaccaaggccggtgcatgtctagccaagtcaTTGAAACGGACAGTATACTCCGGaatagtcatagtaccctggcgcaaatgctcaaactttgCACGCCAGgcgtccttgaggctctgaggaacatactccctcaagaacatatctgaaaattgggTCCATACAAGGGAAACTGCCTCAGCTGGACTAtccaactcaaaagtacgccaccactgataggctgctgctcgaagctggaaggcagtaAAAAAAACCACTCGATCCcaatatacccatagtgcggaggatacggtagcactcctccagaaatcctagagcatcctctgatgctaaaccactgaatgtaggagttTTGTACTTCTTGATCCTCTCAAGCCTCTGCTGCTCATCCTCTAAAGCTGTTGCCCTGTCTTCAGGCTGAATTGGGGCTATAGGCGGTACCGGTATAACCTATGGGATCTGATCAACTTAGACTAGCTGCTCTGGGGTGCGggcagtgggagtctgtgctcctcccccggcctgggatgtggttgcagcaaggggaatcaaccttTCTTGAGCTatagtggtgtacatgctcatgaactgtgcaagggtctcttgaagagctggagtagtagtagtagtagcagtagcagtagcagtagcagtagcagtagcagtagcagtagcagtagcagtagcagtagcagtagcagtagcagtagcagtagcagtagcagtagcagtagcagtagcagtagcagtagcagtagcagtagcagtagcagtagcagtagcagtagcagtagcagtagcagtagcagtagcagtagcagtagcagtagcagtagcagtagcagtagcagtagcagtagcagtagcagtagcagtagcagtagcagtagcagtagcagtagcagtagctgCTCTGGGGTGCGggcagtgggagtctgtgctcctcccccggcctgggatgtggttgcagcaaggggaatcaaccttTCTTGAGCTatagtggtgtacatgctcatgaactgtgcaagggtctcttgaagagctggagtagtagtagtagtagtaggcataTCTGGTTCCTGGGCTCCGGCTAGAGCTGCTGGTAGCGCCTCGGTAGCAGCTCGCGCTgttgctctggctgcaccacgtgcgcgtcctcggcctctaccccggccccgacctctagCAGCTGTAGCAGGGGGCACGGGTACCTGGTTATCTCTGGCAGCcaggtcctcaccatctgtgagagaatagaagacagaggcTTAGAgttttgatatcaaaaatctcgcacgacaaggaaatcaaatgaagtggaattttcctaacagttacatagcctctcgaagataagtacagacgtctctgtaccgatctgcgagactctaataaatcggtttgtgattcatgactcctatgaacctagagctctaataccaacagtcacgacccaagttctccctccgtgaattgtcgtgatgacacctaatctctacgactaggtaagcctaacaaaacctcggaaatgaaacaaaaatgcaaaactaacaattaatatgaaaatatAGTAAAGGagtttaaaatgccgctcggcaaTTTACAATAATAATACTCTCTCAACTGAACATAACACtccccaaaacccggaatctcatgaaatcacaagctacaaAAGTACATAGTGTATCTAATCTCCAGAAAGTCTAACAACAAAGAAGAATACAGGAAGTGTGTAACTAAATGaggaatagagagggacttctaggtctaTGGACACGGCAGATATATCTCGAAGTCTCTGGATCGCCTCGCCTCATTGGAAGTATGGTTGAGAAGTAGAACCTAGATCtgcatacaaaaaatatatgcaggaaaaggcatgagtacaccacagcggtacccagtaagtgccaagcctaacctcgatcgagtagtgacgaggaaggtcatggCCCTACTGGTTATATTTATATAACAAGGTGAAACCTTATGAATTGTGATAGTATAATTAAAATACTAACAGTCgataaagaataaaatcacataaagaaataactcagtacacagagatagcaataagggatctcccaggatatcgtcccgtagtcccaaacgtaaatgtgcagaggatctcccgggatatcgtcccgtagtccaaattGTAAATATGTAGGGGAATATCCCGAaataccgatctgtagtcccaaagtaaatatccagtacagggggatctctcgggatatcgtcccgtagtctcaattataaatgtgcagggggatctcccagaatacggaTTTGTAGTCCCAacgtaaacatgcagggggatctcccggaatactgatccgtagtcccaaagtaaatacacaacaatcGTAAGAAAGAATCCTACAATTCTATTCAAGTTCTTATTAGGAAAACAAGAAAtttctactctaaacatgctgcacaaaaTCCAAGTAAGCAGCTAAAGCAGGTAAGACagttaagtcacataagcatgctttcctaAACTAAACAGAAGGTTTCACATACTAGTTTTGCTTAAATAAAGGAGAAACATATAAGTATTTAATGAAAATGGGGTTCTTCAACAGTTAGCacgtgtatgcactcgtcacctcacgtacacggcgttcatataacaacagtaccaaaatcctaagggcagttcccccatacaaggctagggaagccacttacctcgaaccagctcaaaatcaatctgatatcacgctcttgccacgagggAATCGAgggaattccattccgaagtcgtcttcacactattccaacttccaactatggtccaaattctaaatcttaagctctcatttagggactaagtgtcccaaaacactcagAAACTCAAAATGAATCTTCTCGGCAAATCACAATAGCATAAataaatacggggaaagcagttaataggggatcggggcgttaattctcaaaacgaccggccggatcattacaagagctctcaattaactaTGCATATTTAGTGTGTACTGCTCGAGAGAGAGTACGCATTTagatagttgttgaacaacatcactcctaacgtatttgaaaaatcaatacggagggtttaaaggtgggattagaaaTAACAAACCTTagtgcgatcgtagtgagcgaTAAATTAGTgtcaactagcgtagttcgagagaatatatctagaaaattgtggtagttgctcgagagagaattacgacatcCAAAGtactcatgatcgatagagaataCTTAGAcgaatttatagaaaacgtaaTGGAGGAGATTCTGACAATTGGAAAAATCAAAATCCTAGATTTTTCCAATCTTATCTACAACATTTGCTCTGTTAATTATGAATTACTGCATTTTAATTACTTTGCCCTTAGTTAGTAAACACTCAAACCATTATTTAATACTTTTgaaggttgattacttgaattcttgCGAAACAAGTGGATGTGATTAGTAGGCTAattccctatgggattcgactccggacttgtaaaccggattatatttgcaacaaccGCTAGACCTTTtaggaggcatagttgggcgtgatcaaattttggcgtcgttatTAGCGACTTAACAATGTAGTTGTAGCTgtatatattgctaggtttcaagtttgaacttttattttgttttgtttgtttttttattttattttattttattctatttgttgatttaagaaacatgacatcttggaattatggtAGTTTAGGTGTTGGTGATTCTATTTTTGATCCTCATGCATATTGTGAAGGAAATCACTCGTAGCAAAATTATCGAAATGTTCCCGaaagcgagttatgtgcaccaactcaatcttatttgtggaatATGTGTGATgtatgtggtggtcaagatggtcactttcatggttatGTTTATATTTATTatcctcccccaaccccttaGTGTGATGGTTttactttttcttgtgaagttaataggaacaaagaacccggGGATGATGGCCTGAAAGAAATCAAGGATATGCTAAGGTACCTTGTGGAAAACATTGAAGAACCCAGGGATGATGGcctgaaagagatcaaggatatgctaaGGTGCCTTGTggaaaaaaataactaaaaaaataactgcagatagaaaggcaagaCGCAACTATTctcaacttggaggctcaagtgagACAACTGGTTGAAgtttttaatgctcaacaagccaatattaTGGATAGTAGCCAAAAAGAGCGTGAATTAGATGCAAAAAATTAAGGTGCTAATGGAGAAGATcggagtagaacaccaacaatctatccaactagaatttgaggatgctgATATTGAAGAAGTAAAGTCAGCCAAGGACATTGATgatacaaatttagttgactatagtatgattggtgttgaggatgCCGAAAACCTTGAAGTTCAGGTATTTGAGCATGCTAgacctcattccaaacacttctctacCTTGTGTTCGGGTGGTGAAATGAAAATTGATCCTTACAAGCGTAAAAAGGAGTCAAGGGAAGAGGTAGATTCAAAGAtagtagaaaaataaaaaatgggctCATTAACACCTAGTAGTGACAAaatagattaaaaaaatatttatccaTCTATACTATCCACTTTTAAAAACAGGTCAAATAtgaataagaaccatattatccacttagaaaatgaataactaatgagtataacttttacatttataaaaactcaaattgggggttcttAAGTTTGGGAAActaaaaattctcccaaaagtgattatattcaagaagtcatggataatatggatatccatattatcaccggttaacccattttctatccgtattaaatatggatcgggttgaataatttatccatttttgtaTTACCCGTTTTCGACTCACCCATATCCGACCTGACCCATCCGTTTGCCACCCCTATTAACAACTAATAAAAAAATGGGCACATTAATAGCTAAAAGGTATACCCATCAAGTTGACTATATATAAAGCGTTCAAACAAGACTATCCAAAAGATGACTAACCTGGATATATAGTACAAAACTTTGAATGCCCTAGTACAAAATACAATATATTGCATCTTCTTCTTGGTTCTGAATAATATGAAACATCCCCAATTTTCTGCCTAACTGCAAAAAATGCCTACTAAAAGAATATTACAAGGAGTTATTAGCACCCTATGACACAACAGAATGGTCAATTTATGTAGCCTCCATTTGTGCCCCTCAGCAATCAACAACTGCAAACTGAAAGAAGTAAGGGAAACAGCCCTAACTCTAACAAAAAAGGGCCTGAATTGTCTACTTCTCTCTTGTAGTGTTTGTTCACACCAGTATGTGAAGCACCATTAGATTAGTAGGGACCCATGGGTGGCATACCAAATGGAGGCATGGGAGGCATTCCCATTCCACCCATtggaggtggtggtggtggagCAAAGCCTCCTCCCATACCTGCACCTCCCATACCCGGTGGAGCAGGCAAAGCCAGGGGCAGCAGCTGTGCATACATATTCTGCAACCAAAATGAGAATAAGGTTAGCAATGGCTTATTTACAACATGATGTTGCACTTATCAAAAGCTTTAGCAATGTTGGTTATGTGACCATAAAGCAGTAAACTAGTAATTGCTTGCTATATAGATTACACAATGAATACCTGCTGCTTCATAACGTCCTTCTCTTCATTCTCTTTGGCTTTTGCTTCATTTTGAGCctcaattttatcttttattagCTCATCAACCTTGCCAGTGTATTCGCGAATAAACTGCAAAAGAGACAGAGAAAGAGAGCTCCAAATCAGAAACTAGTTGCAGGTTACACTAGATATCAACAAGCAATAGAAAATCAGAAAACTAAAGCAGACAGCAAAAACGATTACCACAAATGATATAAGCTATAGGACATAATAATGATATGACATGCGAGGCATCTTTATATTTCTGATATTTGCCCCCATCATAGTGAACGACTATAAACAGGAAATAATGAGAAATAGAGCTCCAGAAGAGATGCATAAGAATATCATGTGAAACAGACCCAAGGGAAACACAAAACCCCCTTTTATTTTTGATAAGTACAGATTGTTTTTTCTAGAGTGGACCAGACATCCTTGTAGCCCTGGCAAGGATAGCCTGCAAGGATGCACTAGCATACACATCCATCAGAGTTAAAGGGCTAAATGTCCAGAAGGACAATGAATGGATAAGAATTTTCTCCTTGAAAGAATATAAGCAagcacacacatacacacaagCTTAGGTCAGGGAGTCAGTGCGTAACCTGTAACAGGTACGGGAATGCAAAGTCGATCATATTATTCATCCACGCAAGCTCAAGGGCAACATCCGGGCGAATCaaatcataacaaacaaacagGCACGATGCAAAGCATTCTTTCTTCCCctgcaagagcatataacaagaatttGAAGCATGAACCCACTTTCCATcaattttgtataatatttaaaGTTAAACAAAtaaccaaaactcacaattttcagATATCAGTTATTACAACTTACAAGTTAGACATGCATTAACCAATGCAAAAATAAATGCTTTCCAAGTTACGTATCGACTTTTCCAGACCAGAAATATCACTTCCAAGTAAAATATGACCAATTCTCCTGAGTCTTTCCCAAGCAATAAATCATTATGCATCTGGTAATCTTCGCCAGCAATACTATTAACTTTTTCCATTTTCTGTATTCTCACTTACCCTTTTCTGTTGGTTTGTTTttgtctctgtgtgtgtgtgtgatggtggttgccggggggggggggggggtatggaTGTTTTATTTAAACCACCGTTACCTGTTCAATGAAATAAACAAGCAAATCTTCAGCAAGTTCACGATCCCCGGATTGTGAGGCAGTCTCCATTGCATCTTTGTAAAGATTATCTTTCTTCGACAAAGCACTGGATTGCTTCCATCGACCAGCCCTTTTATAGATATAAGCAGCAACCCGCCTCATCTCAAGAAGCTCATGTTTCTCTATCTGCTCACTCAGCCAAAGAGAAGTGGAATTATTATCAGAGCAAATCAACTGATATCATGCAAGGCCAAAGAGAAAGGCCAAGTTGAGAATGTTAGTTTCACCAAGTTGAGATAGTTTCTCTATCCTTTACCTTCTGAGCAAGGCCAATCTGGTCAAAGTTATCATGCAAATCAACTGATTCACGTAATCTATCAtagtcttcttcttcaacataaaTCTCATTAAGGGCCTCGTTTACAGAAGAAACATTGTTACTTTGAACAGCAATCATGTAAGGCTTCACTAGGCGAAGATGACCAGCCTGTTATCCATCACAACAGAAAAAGATAAAAGGAGAAAAGGAGGGGTTAACATCAAACAATCTAATCCAACAATCCTTGTAAGTAAATAAGGGTTCTAGGAGAAGTAAGACCTTTCTCATTATGTCGACTACACGGGTGTGGTCCACTCTAAGTGCAAGAACATTTAAAAGATCATTGATAAGATCAGGATGCTCTTGCAAATAGAAATGGACGGCCTTGTAATAAAGCTCCACATTAGCAACTTTGACAACAATATCTTTGAACTGCATATGATCCCAAGCATCCGGAGAATGATTCATGACAGTAGTGGCAGCATTGTCAAATTCATCATATTGGATATACAAATATGTAAGTTCTTTCCAGTGTTGCTGCTCATCACAGGCACGGATAAGCTTGGGAATGTTGAGACGGGTGGAAAATAACTTAATGTGTTCCATGAGCTTCTCGTAACGGTATCTGGCATAAAGGACGCCAAGTTCTGTGAAAATACCCATATGGGCACGCTCCAAACCCAGCCCACTCTCCATAAGGGAGATCAATTCATTGAAACATCCTCTGTTTTGGTAATATTCACTCACTTCCTCCAGATCATCCACCTGCCAAAGCAAAAGCAGATACAATCTTTCAACAGTATTCCAGGTAATCTCAATGCAATTTAAATAAGAATGTTGACACAGAAAGGATCCCTGGTAACTTATGAAACACAATGCTAAGTTACCTGTACGATAATGTTAAGCCCACAAATCTGAGCTAAGCGGAACTCTTCAGCGTCAACACAAGCAAAGCAGACTTCTTTCCACGTTTTTGCACTATTTGCTTTACGTGCTGCATCAACAGCACCTTGGAACTGATATAGCTTCACAAGTGTACTAGCCAACTTGGCCCAGTTAGAAATAAAAGCAAATATGATCTTTGCAGCCTCGTATAAGGCTTCATCATACAACCGGTCACCAACATTCGGTAGATTAGCAACATTTGGCATGAGAATGAACTCTTCAATGTCGCTCAATCGATCTATTTTAGCATATGCATAGATTAGCTCACTGTCAACCTTGGGCTCTTTTGACTTCTGCCTTACCATCAGCAGATACTTCACCAAATCATGGTAAACATCTGCATCCTCTGCAGCACGAATGACATCCAAAAATTGGGTGGTATCATCTGCACGAATAAACGACTCAATAGCATCACTGATTAATCCTTCTCTCAGTTGAGCTTTAGCCACTTGGCTCCAAACAGCATCTTCTTCAACTCGGAAGGCAAACTCCACAGCCCGATTTATATCGCGGATATTATCTAGCAGAACATTGGCAGCCTGGACATTCAAATTGAACTTCTTGAAGATTGCAAATGCTTCTTCATAAAGTTGGGCTTCTACAGCTACCTCCCCTACTGCAGGTCCATCAAAATTATCAAGCCTGTTGATATAGTCCATAACTCTTGAAGGGTCAGCTTTAATGGCTGTCAAGATAAGCAAGTTTTGCAGATTAAAGTTCCCACTGAATGCAGAGTTCTGGAGCACAATCTTTTCAAGAAGCTCAATCAGTTCATGCGGAAGATCGGCAGTCATGAAAGCTTTAACAGCAGCAGAAACTTGTTCTGGGCTTTTGCTCTCAGACAGAGCAGTGGAGACAACCTGATCAATAAGCTGCCTTCTGAACTCGTTTTCAGGGTTAAGAACCTTCTCCCAAAGGTCAGCATCCATTCTCTCAACGACATACCTAAAAAGATTAGGACAATTTGGTTTGTTCTCTAGACATCTGACAAATCAGCAGTTATAGAACAACTAACTACACGAATAACAAACCTGGCTTGCAGTTTGAACAAAGAGTTCTTGTTTGTTACATTGATAAGTTCATCATCACAGTTCCCTCTCCGATATGCAACAACAGCAAGGGTAGGATCGCGCTTCTCACAATATTTACCCACAACACGTGAATCATAATATGGATTGGTCGTCAGGAAGTGCTCCGGGTTATTGTTGCTATCTATGATGATCTTACCCAGAGCATTGTGTACATGCACATCTTGGCTTCCTTCACTCACAAGATGCTCCAAAAACTGAGTAAGCAGTCGGAGGCGGTTCCTGACAACCAAGAGCAAAAGCTTAA harbors:
- the LOC107801015 gene encoding clathrin heavy chain 1 isoform X2, translating into MQLFSVDQQRSQSLEAHAASFASFRVPGSDRDSILISFATRSLNAGQVVSKLHVIELGAQPGKPSFTKKQADLFFPPDFADDFPVAMQISHKYSLIFVITKLGLLFVYDLETATAVYRNRISPDPIFLTAEASSVGGFYAVNRRGQVLLATVNETTIIPFISGQLNNLELAVNLAKRGNLPGAENLVVQRFQELFAQTKYKEAAELAAESPQGILRTPDTVAKFQSVPVQPGQTPPLLQYFGTLLTKGKLNAFESLELSRLVVNQNKKNLLENWLAEDKLECSEDLGDLVKTVDNDLALKIYIKARATPKVVAAFAERREFDKILIYSKQVGYTPDYLFLLQTILRSDPQGAVNFALMMSQMEGGCPVDYNTITDLFLQRNLIREATAFLLDVLKPNLPEHGFLQTKVLEINLVTFPNVADAILANGMFSHYDRPRIAQLCEKAGLYVRALQHYSELPDIKRVIVNTHAIEPQALVEFFGTLSREWALECMKDLLVINIKGNLQIIVQVAKEYWEQLRVDACIKLFEQFKSYDGLYFFLGSYLSSSEDPDIHFKYIEAAARTGQIKEVERVTRESNFYDPEKTKNFLMEAKLPDARPLINVCDRFGFVPDLTHYLYTNNMLRYIEGYVQKVNPGNAPLVVGQLLDDECPEDFIKGLILSVRSLLPVEPLVDECEKRNRLRLLTQFLEHLVSEGSQDVHVHNALGKIIIDSNNNPEHFLTTNPYYDSRVVGKYCEKRDPTLAVVAYRRGNCDDELINVTNKNSLFKLQARYVVERMDADLWEKVLNPENEFRRQLIDQVVSTALSESKSPEQVSAAVKAFMTADLPHELIELLEKIVLQNSAFSGNFNLQNLLILTAIKADPSRVMDYINRLDNFDGPAVGEVAVEAQLYEEAFAIFKKFNLNVQAANVLLDNIRDINRAVEFAFRVEEDAVWSQVAKAQLREGLISDAIESFIRADDTTQFLDVIRAAEDADVYHDLVKYLLMVRQKSKEPKVDSELIYAYAKIDRLSDIEEFILMPNVANLPNVGDRLYDEALYEAAKIIFAFISNWAKLASTLVKLYQFQGAVDAARKANSAKTWKEVCFACVDAEEFRLAQICGLNIIVQVDDLEEVSEYYQNRGCFNELISLMESGLGLERAHMGIFTELGVLYARYRYEKLMEHIKLFSTRLNIPKLIRACDEQQHWKELTYLYIQYDEFDNAATTVMNHSPDAWDHMQFKDIVVKVANVELYYKAVHFYLQEHPDLINDLLNVLALRVDHTRVVDIMRKAGHLRLVKPYMIAVQSNNVSSVNEALNEIYVEEEDYDRLRESVDLHDNFDQIGLAQKIEKHELLEMRRVAAYIYKRAGRWKQSSALSKKDNLYKDAMETASQSGDRELAEDLLVYFIEQGKKECFASCLFVCYDLIRPDVALELAWMNNMIDFAFPYLLQFIREYTGKVDELIKDKIEAQNEAKAKENEEKDVMKQQNMYAQLLPLALPAPPGMGGAGMGGGFAPPPPPPMGGMGMPPMPPFGMPPMGPY